The nucleotide window TTTAGTGTACAGCGTCAAGCAGGTACGTAGACTAGTCGGATACACTACGGGCACTGGTACCAACACCCGCAAAGAACGGCCTAGAAGATCATTAGAAGCCCTGACTGGTATGTACCGATGAACCGGCAGTTCCCCCGCACTTTGGGGACCTCCACGTGGACCTGCCTCCTCCCCCAGGTTTTTCAGTTACGCCGTAGTCCCGCGCCACATACAACCTCCAACGATCACCACTGTCCACTCTATCCTGTCTAGGAGACCCCGACTGGCCACGCATAAGATGTCGCGGGGTTCGTCCCGGACGGATGGTgggaagggaagtggaagggaggAAGTGCTCATGATGAAGCTAtttacactacctacatactGCGTTGTATGGTTTTCCCGCGTTCTCTTATTCTGGACCCCACCTCTTCCGTTTAGTTACTACCTTGCATACTCGAATCACATGGATGTGTTTCAGTAGTTTATACACAAGCCGGCCGTCGATAATATAATGGATCACTTCACCCGGTTTAGCTGCCGAGATGGGATTTTATAACACGGcttcaccctcttcctccttgttcGCGACTTGAATTTTATTCTGTCCTCTTGGATTTTAACCTACTGTCGAATTACCCCACTATCTACCAACACACCACAATGACCGACTTTCGCGATCTCCGTATTGCCATCATCGGCGCAGGTAAGCTCACTCCGGCGGGGGAAACCCAAGAATGATGTTTCCACCTCACCGGGTACCGAGGATGCTGACGTGGGGGATCACGCAGGAATGGGAGGGTTGGGCACTGCCCTCGCCTTCGCCAAAAAGGGGTTCAAGAACATTAACGTCTACGAGACAGCGTCGAACCTGGGCTTCGTCGGTGCTGGTATCCAGATGCCTCCAAACGTCGTCAGGATATTGGATCATCTGGGCTGCTGGGAAGAGATCGAGAAGGAGGCCACAGATGTCAAGGAGACGAGCATCAGGCGTAAGTAGCATGCAGAAGCACCCCCTTCCTCAGGCCGCCTTTTTTGGCCTCGGTCCCAGAAAATAGAACAAAAGACTGAGCAGGTCTTCCCAAACTACAGAAGGAAGCACAGGCGAAGAGCTCGCTCACGTATCCATGCCCGACATGCGCGAGAAGTACGGATTTCCCCATTGCACCGGCCACCGCTCCTCTCTCGCCAGCGGCCTCTACAACGGCTGTCTCAAGGAGCCGGCCATCAAGTTCAACTTTGTCACCTCACTCGTCAAAGTCCTCTCATGGGGGCCTAAGCCACGTATCTTGCTCAAGTCGCGCGCGCAAGACGAGCCCTTCGAAGTCGAAGCCGACATCCTGCTCGCCTCAGACGGCATCAAGTCCGTCACGCGCACGCAGATGCTCTCTGAGCTCGGGCTCATgtccgaggaggaagacacgGGACAGGCCGCCTACAGAATCATGCTGCACCGGGATCAGATGAAAGGAGACCCGGAGATGCTAGCCCTGCTGGACTGCGACACGGTAGTGCGCTGGATCGGCGAGCGCCGACACATCATCGCCTATCCCGTAAGCGGGCACACCATCTATAATCTGTCGACGGCACACCCAGACACCAACTTTGCGGGCGCCACCAACGCGACGTACACGACGCGCGGTGAGAAAAAGGCCATGTTCGAGGTATTTGGCACCTTCTGCCCGCTGGTGCACCGCATGCTTGACTTGGTGCCCGAGGGCGAGGTGTGCGAGTGGAAGCTGCGCATCCACAAGACGCTTCCCACCTGGGTGCACGGGTCCGTCGCGCTGCTGGGCGACGCCTGCCACGCGACGCTGCCGCATCTAAGCCAGGGCGCCGCCATGGCTATCGAGGACGGAGCGGTACTGGCCGAGTGCGTGAGCAGGATTCCTGCAGATAAGCTGGATGATGCCGAGACCGTTACCAAGACGCTCAAGGTGTTCGAGATGCTACGCAAGCCGTATACGTCAACATTGGTGGACTTGGCATCACACTCGGGCCGCGTGCTACATCTCGGTGAGGGCAAGGCGAAGGAGGAACGTGATCGGCTGTTCCGTGACAACGGCAAGTCCGGCGTTGTACCAGATAAGTGGGCAAGCCCGGATGTGCAAAAGATGATTTATTCATATGATTGTGTAAAGGAGGTGATTGGAAAGTTTGATGAGGTCTTCGCAAGCATTGCATGAGGGAGGGAGGATCAGGTTGCGTGTATAATCTTGGTTCTGTACTTTTGACGGTATATGTAGCGCGGCATAAGTGCTGCCTACGATCGAGGGTTTACCTAGCTTTACCTACTTCTTATATAGAACTGGGTCCAAACAAGCCGTCTTCTCTTGTAAAAGCCGTCTTCTCTTGTATAAGCCGTCTTCTCTTGTAAAAGCCGTCTTCTCTTGTATAAGCCGTCTTCTCTTGTATAAGCCGTCTTCTCTTGTATAAGCCATGCGTGTAGCAGGAAGAAGTGAACGAAACTGTGGAACTGTCATTGATACCTCCGTGAGTGTAGATATTGTCAACATTTGCCCGCCCCTAGAACACATCCGCGGGATCGTAAACGAGAGCTGTTAAAGTGTGAGGAAAATTCAGATGCACCGGTATTCGTGAACACACAAGGACGGGATATGCAAAGGCGCTGCGTGGGAACGCAAGGAAGATAAATGGTTACTGgtgtaggaagaagaaataaaccCAACATGGATGTGAAAGTAAAACAAGCTAAAAGCAACTGTGTAACCAGGCCAGGTTCCCCCATTGCGCCTCCCAAATGCATAAGACAGTCAATCAAGCCTTGAGAGGCTTATAATTAGCCCTGCCCCCCATCTCGAAAAGAACCTCGTGCTAGAGTGAATGTTTCACATGCCCGGCTTGTAACTGATAATCAGCGAGACAGTGACGTCGATCTCGAGCGCCACCAGCACCTCCTTATCAGCGCGCAAACGGACCCTTTTGCTGCCCGTCGCGGCCAGAGGCAGCAACCATACATCCCACAACCATTCCTCTCCTGTCTCGCATCGTTTTTGTTTTGATGCCATTattttgtgttgttgttcgttTCTGACATGGTCCCGTTACGGTATTAAGCGGTTTCGGATTGCGTTTAAAAGATGGCatccaagcagcagcagagggCGCAAGTGCCCAGAATCGCCATGCAGACGCCCTAGGAAAGATAGGACCCAGAAGGTTAGTGAGGATGATCTAAAGCCGAGCCACGCCATGCCCACGACAGCCACCTCGGACAAGACTCACATCGGAACCGCTCTTCTGCTCTACCGGCTGTTGGTAGTACCCTTGAGGCGGGGGTCCCTGCTGGTAATACGCTCCcggtggtggttgctgttgcggGTAGTAGCCCATCTGCGGTCCTT belongs to Neurospora crassa OR74A linkage group IV, whole genome shotgun sequence and includes:
- a CDS encoding monooxygenase, which encodes MTDFRDLRIAIIGAGMGGLGTALAFAKKGFKNINVYETASNLGFVGAGIQMPPNVVRILDHLGCWEEIEKEATDVKETSIRQGSTGEELAHVSMPDMREKYGFPHCTGHRSSLASGLYNGCLKEPAIKFNFVTSLVKVLSWGPKPRILLKSRAQDEPFEVEADILLASDGIKSVTRTQMLSELGLMSEEEDTGQAAYRIMLHRDQMKGDPEMLALLDCDTVVRWIGERRHIIAYPVSGHTIYNLSTAHPDTNFAGATNATYTTRGEKKAMFEVFGTFCPLVHRMLDLVPEGEVCEWKLRIHKTLPTWVHGSVALLGDACHATLPHLSQGAAMAIEDGAVLAECVSRIPADKLDDAETVTKTLKVFEMLRKPYTSTLVDLASHSGRVLHLGEGKAKEERDRLFRDNGKSGVVPDKWASPDVQKMIYSYDCVKEVIGKFDEVFASIA